A section of the Streptomyces sp. NBC_00178 genome encodes:
- a CDS encoding glycoside hydrolase family 15 protein: MTPRIEDYAVIGDLQTAALVGRNGSVDWLCLPRFDSGACFAALLGDEDNGHWRIAPQGADSGETCTRRAYVDDSLVLETYWETRTGTVKVIDFMPQRDKAPDVMRIVEGVSGSVDMSSVLRLRFDFGSVVPWMRRSHGHRVAVAGPDSVWLRSEPPVKTWGQQFSTCSSFTVSEGESVAFVLTWHPSHSPRPKLIDPHKALRHTLTDWAKWSDRCTYEGPHRKAVLRSLITLKALTYAPTGGIVAALTTSLPEEIGGVRNWDYRFCWLRDSTLTLGAMIACGYVEEAAAWRDWLLRAVAGDPADLQIMYGLSGERRLPETELPWLAGYEGSLPVRAGNAAVRQRQLDVYGEVIDSLRVAREAGLDDKSHAWNLQLSLLGFLESTWREPDEGLWEVRGQRRHFVHSKVMAWVAADRAVRTLEENPELPGDADRWRAMRDAVHAEVCEKGYDPVRNTFTQSYGSQELDAATLLIVRAGFLPPEDPRVTGTVDAVRDELAHDGLIRRYSTRGASVDGLPGDEGAFLACSFWLVDALVRTGRREEGEALFERLLELRNDVGLLAEEYDPVAGRQLGNYPQAFSHIGLVNSAVDLARDDAAG, from the coding sequence GTGACTCCACGTATCGAGGACTATGCCGTCATCGGCGATCTCCAGACGGCCGCCCTGGTGGGCAGGAACGGTTCTGTCGACTGGCTGTGCCTGCCCCGCTTCGACTCGGGTGCCTGCTTCGCCGCACTGCTCGGCGACGAGGACAACGGCCACTGGCGGATCGCCCCGCAGGGCGCCGACAGCGGCGAGACCTGCACCCGGCGCGCCTACGTGGACGACTCCCTGGTCCTGGAGACCTACTGGGAGACCAGGACCGGGACCGTCAAGGTCATCGACTTCATGCCCCAGCGCGACAAGGCGCCCGACGTGATGCGCATCGTCGAAGGCGTCAGCGGCAGCGTCGACATGAGCTCCGTCCTGCGCCTGCGGTTCGACTTCGGCTCGGTGGTGCCGTGGATGCGGCGCTCGCACGGCCACCGGGTCGCCGTGGCCGGTCCCGACTCGGTCTGGCTGCGCAGCGAGCCGCCGGTCAAGACCTGGGGGCAGCAGTTCAGCACCTGCTCGTCCTTCACCGTCTCCGAGGGCGAGTCCGTGGCGTTCGTCCTGACGTGGCACCCCTCGCACTCCCCCCGCCCCAAGCTGATCGACCCTCACAAGGCCCTGAGGCACACCCTCACGGACTGGGCGAAGTGGTCGGACCGGTGCACGTACGAGGGCCCGCACCGCAAGGCGGTGCTCCGCTCGCTGATCACCCTCAAGGCCCTCACCTACGCGCCGACCGGCGGGATCGTGGCGGCCCTCACCACCTCGCTGCCCGAGGAGATCGGCGGCGTACGCAACTGGGACTACCGCTTCTGCTGGCTGCGGGACTCCACCCTCACCCTCGGCGCCATGATCGCGTGCGGATACGTGGAGGAGGCGGCGGCCTGGCGGGACTGGCTGCTGCGCGCCGTCGCGGGCGACCCGGCGGACCTGCAGATCATGTACGGGCTCTCGGGCGAACGCAGGCTCCCGGAGACGGAGCTGCCCTGGCTGGCCGGCTACGAGGGCTCGCTGCCGGTCCGCGCGGGCAACGCGGCCGTGCGGCAGAGGCAGCTCGACGTCTACGGCGAGGTCATCGACTCGCTGCGGGTGGCCCGCGAGGCGGGGCTCGACGACAAGTCGCACGCCTGGAACCTGCAGCTCAGCCTGCTGGGCTTCCTGGAGTCCACCTGGCGCGAGCCGGACGAGGGCCTGTGGGAGGTCCGCGGACAGCGCCGCCACTTCGTGCACTCCAAGGTGATGGCGTGGGTCGCGGCAGACCGCGCGGTGCGCACCCTGGAGGAGAACCCGGAACTGCCCGGCGACGCCGACCGCTGGCGCGCGATGCGGGACGCCGTGCACGCGGAGGTCTGCGAGAAGGGCTACGACCCCGTGCGCAACACCTTCACGCAGTCCTACGGCTCCCAGGAGCTGGACGCCGCGACGCTGCTCATCGTGCGCGCGGGCTTCCTGCCACCCGAGGACCCGCGGGTGACCGGGACGGTCGACGCGGTGCGCGACGAGCTCGCCCACGACGGCCTGATCCGCCGCTACAGCACCCGGGGCGCCTCCGTGGACGGACTTCCGGGCGACGAGGGGGCGTTCCTCGCCTGCTCGTTCTGGCTGGTCGACGCCCTGGTCAGGACGGGCCGCCGGGAGGAGGGCGAGGCCCTCTTCGAGCGGCTGCTCGAACTGCGCAACGACGTGGGGCTGCTGGCCGAGGAGTACGACCCGGTGGCGGGACGGCAGCTCGGCAACTACCCGCAGGCCTTCAGCCACATCGGCCTGGTGAACAGTGCGGTCGACCTCGCGCGTGACGACGCGGCAGGATAG
- a CDS encoding DEDDh family exonuclease yields MTMLDDRQTAAPWPAAYPQGYAVVDVETTGLARDDRIVSAAVYRLDARGEVEDHWYTLVNPERDPGPVWIHGLTSDVLEGAPLFPEVAAELSERLAGRVLVAHNAAFDWSMIAREYARAAVTAPVEQRLCTIALSKELRLPLPNHKLESLAAHFGVVQQRAHHALDDARVLAEAFRPSLLAAARDGVRLPLLECRPLTEWYDSPVTPRTGYRPSQAQSWRPSRKRPACPYPNPGRYEPDKPLMQGMRVAFSGDTSVDRELLEDRAVEAGLHVATSVSRLTSLLVTNDPDAATSKTVKARSFGTPVLEESAFTHLLRDVAPAATVAVPKPSPSSE; encoded by the coding sequence GTGACCATGCTCGACGACCGTCAGACCGCAGCGCCGTGGCCGGCCGCGTATCCCCAGGGGTACGCGGTCGTCGACGTGGAGACCACCGGACTCGCCCGCGACGACCGGATAGTGTCCGCTGCCGTGTACCGCCTCGACGCCCGGGGCGAGGTCGAGGACCACTGGTACACGCTGGTGAACCCCGAGCGGGACCCCGGCCCCGTCTGGATCCACGGGCTGACCAGCGACGTCCTGGAAGGGGCGCCGCTCTTTCCCGAGGTGGCCGCCGAGCTGTCCGAGCGGCTCGCGGGCCGCGTGCTCGTCGCCCACAACGCCGCGTTCGACTGGTCGATGATCGCCCGCGAGTACGCCCGCGCCGCGGTGACGGCCCCCGTCGAGCAGCGCCTGTGCACCATCGCGCTCTCCAAGGAGCTGCGGCTCCCGCTGCCCAACCACAAGCTGGAGTCGCTGGCCGCGCACTTCGGCGTGGTGCAGCAGCGCGCGCACCACGCGCTGGACGACGCCCGGGTGCTGGCGGAGGCCTTCCGGCCGAGTCTGCTGGCCGCGGCCAGGGACGGGGTGCGGCTGCCCCTGCTGGAGTGCCGCCCGCTGACCGAGTGGTACGACTCGCCGGTCACTCCGCGCACCGGGTACCGGCCGTCGCAGGCGCAGAGCTGGCGCCCCTCGCGCAAGCGTCCCGCGTGCCCGTACCCCAACCCGGGGCGCTACGAGCCGGACAAGCCACTCATGCAGGGCATGCGGGTGGCCTTCTCCGGCGACACGTCCGTCGATCGGGAACTCCTGGAGGACCGCGCCGTGGAGGCGGGCCTGCACGTGGCGACCAGCGTGTCGCGGCTGACGAGCCTGCTCGTCACGAACGACCCGGACGCGGCGACGTCCAAGACGGTGAAGGCCAGGTCCTTCGGCACACCCGTCCTGGAGGAGAGCGCCTTCACCCATCTGCTCAGGGACGTGGCCCCGGCCGCGACGGTCGCCGTGCCGAAGCCCTCACCGTCATCGGAGTGA
- a CDS encoding SURF1 family cytochrome oxidase biogenesis protein produces the protein MYRFLLTRQWVIVTLIVLALIPTMIELGFWQLHRHEHRVAQNALISRNLESEPVPVERLTAPGHSVPRSDYWRAVTATGTFDTRHEVVVRRRTSQDERIGVLVLTPFDLKGGGTVLVNRGWVEAAPDQQAFPEVPAPPRGQVTVTGRLKADETTGTSGIKDLKGLPDRQVMLINSAQQAHLLGRQVLGGYLELTAPAPGDGRPEMIAAPDDDSIGPHMAYAVQWWLFAAGVPVGWVVLARREKRDLDQAARDRGAAEQPEPATA, from the coding sequence GTGTACCGCTTCCTGTTGACCCGGCAGTGGGTGATCGTCACCCTCATCGTCCTCGCCCTGATCCCCACGATGATCGAGCTGGGTTTCTGGCAGCTGCACCGGCATGAACACCGGGTCGCGCAGAACGCGCTGATCTCCCGCAACCTCGAGTCGGAACCGGTCCCCGTCGAGCGCCTGACGGCACCCGGTCACAGCGTCCCGCGCTCCGACTACTGGCGTGCGGTGACGGCCACCGGAACGTTCGACACCCGGCACGAGGTCGTCGTACGGCGCCGGACGTCGCAGGACGAGCGCATCGGCGTCCTGGTGCTGACCCCGTTCGACCTGAAGGGCGGCGGCACCGTCCTCGTCAACCGCGGCTGGGTCGAGGCGGCGCCCGACCAGCAGGCGTTCCCCGAGGTCCCGGCACCGCCGCGCGGACAGGTCACCGTCACCGGCCGGCTCAAGGCGGACGAGACGACGGGCACGAGCGGGATCAAGGACCTGAAGGGTCTGCCGGACCGCCAGGTCATGCTGATCAACAGCGCCCAGCAGGCGCACCTCCTCGGCCGTCAGGTCCTCGGCGGGTACCTGGAGCTGACCGCTCCGGCGCCCGGCGACGGCCGCCCCGAGATGATCGCGGCCCCGGACGACGACTCCATCGGCCCCCACATGGCGTACGCCGTCCAGTGGTGGCTCTTCGCCGCCGGGGTCCCGGTCGGCTGGGTCGTCCTCGCGCGCCGCGAGAAGCGCGACCTCGACCAGGCCGCAAGGGACCGCGGGGCCGCGGAGCAGCCGGAGCCCGCGACCGCCTGA